From the genome of Rhineura floridana isolate rRhiFlo1 chromosome 7, rRhiFlo1.hap2, whole genome shotgun sequence, one region includes:
- the CHRNG gene encoding acetylcholine receptor subunit gamma, producing the protein MIWPCLVLTCTFLPAILSRNQEEKLLNDLMANYDRNFRPAKDERDIVDISLKLTLTNLITLNERDEALTTSVWLELIWKDYRLQWNADHYDNIQCLRIPSTKVWLPDIVLENNIDGVFEVALYANVLVSPDGSITWLPPAIYRSVCPIVVTYFPFDWQNCSMVFQSQTYNAREINLLLRVEEQQTIEWIAIERKAFTENGEWAIKYRPAKKVVNATHFTPDDIEYQKITFFLIIQRKPLFYIINIIIPCVLISSVSVLVYFLPAKAGGQKCTVSINVLLAQTVFLFLVAKKVPETSQAVPLIGKYLTFLLLVTIVIVVNAVIILNVSLRTPSTHSMSARVRQVFLRLVPRYLGMHMRRIDVPTRNLPIRRRSSLGLMAKADEYMLWKARSELLFERQKERDGLMKVLLAQIGESLENGGPQDFCNSLRHAAPEIQASVDACNHITKTLKEKNDFDSENEEWILVGRVIDRVCFLVMASVLIFGTIGIFLMVCFNQVPAEPFPGDPKQYLPLE; encoded by the exons CGATCCTGAGTCGGAACCAGGAGGAGAAGCTACTCAATGATCTGATGGCCAACTATGACCGCAACTTCCGCCCAGCCAAGGACGAGAGGGACATTGTTGACATTTCGCTCAAGCTGACCCTCACCAACCTCATCACGCTG AATGAGAGGGACGAGGCGCTCACAACCAGCGTTTGGTTAGAACTG ATATGGAAGGACTACCGCCTGCAGTGGAATGCAGATCACTATGACAACATCCAGTGTTTACGGATCCCCTCCACCAAGGTGTGGCTGCCGGATATTGTTCTGGAGAACAA CATCGATGGGGTGTTTGAAGTCGCCTTGTATGCCAATGTGTTGGTGTCTCCTGACGGTAGCATCACCTGGCTGCCCCCAGCCATCTACCGCAGCGTGTGTCCTATTGTTGTCACCTACTTCCCTTTCGACTGGCAAAATTGCTCCATGGTATTCCA GTCCCAGACCTACAATGCCCGCGAAATCAACCTACTGTTGAGAGTTGAAGAGCAACAGACAATTGAATGGATTGCTATTGAACGGAAAGCTTTCACAG AGAACGGGGAATGGGCAATTAAATACCGGCCGGCCAAGAAGGTAGTGAACGCGACACATTTCACACCAGATGATATCGAGTACCAGAAGATCACCTTCTTCCTAATAATCCAGCGGAAGCCACTCTTctacatcatcaacatcatcatccctTGTGTGCTCATTTCCTCCGTCTCTGTGCTCGTGTACTTCCTGCCGGCAAAAG CTGGTGGGCAGAAGTGCACGGTTTCGATCAACGTCCTCCTAGCCCAGACCGTCTTCCTCTTCCTGGTTGCAAAAAAGGTCCCTGAAACCTCCCAGGCGGTGCCACTCATTGGAAA GTACTTGACCTTTCTCCTGCTGGTCACCATCGTCATAGTCGTGAATGCTGTTATTATACTCAACGTTTCTCTAAGGACCCCCAGTACCCACTCCATGTCCGCACGAGTCCGGCAG GTGTTCCTGCGGCTGGTGCCACGTTATCTGGGCATGCACATGCGACGCATTGATGTGCCCACCAGGAATCTGCCCATCCGTCGGCGGAGCTCGCTAGGGCTCATGGCGAAAGCTGATGAGTATATGCTGTGGAAGGCGAGGAGTGAGCTCCTCTTTGAGAGGCAAAAGGAACGAGACGGGCTGATGAAGGTCCTCCTGGCACAGATAG GTGAGAGCTTAGAGAATGGAGGTCCCCAGGACTTTTGCAACAGCCTTCGCCACGCTGCACCGGAGATCCAGGCATCTGTAGATGCCTGCAATCACATCACAAAGACTTTAAAAGAGAAGAATGACTTTGACAGC GAGAACGAAGAGTGGATCCTGGTGGGGCGGGTCATCGACCGCGTCTGCTTCCTCGTCATGGCCTCCGTCTTAATTTTTGGAACTATCGGCATCTTCCTGATGGTGTGCTTCAATCAGGTGCCTGCAGAGCCTTTTCCGGGGGACCCCAAGCAATACCTGCCCTTGGAATGA